In the genome of Metabacillus litoralis, the window TATGCTTCGGGGAGCTGTAAGTAAGCTTTGATCCGGAGATTTCCGAATGGGGAAACCCACTGCTCGTAATGGAGTAGTATCTTCACCTGAATTCATAGGGTGATGATGGCAGACCCGGGGAACTGAAACATCTAAGTACCCGGAGGAAGAGAAAGCAAACGCGATTTCCTGAGTAGCGGCGAGCGAAACGGAAGAAGCCCAAACTAAGAGGCTTGCCTCTTGGGGTTGTAGGACACTCTATACGGAGTTACAAAGGAACGGAGTAAATGAAGAGGTCTGGAAAGGCCCGTCAAAGAAGGTAACAACCCTGTAGTTGAAACTTCGTTCCCTCCAGAGTGGATCCTGAGTACGGCGGGACACGTGAAATCCCGTCGGAAGCAGGGAGGACCATCTCCCAAGGCTAAATACTCCCTAGTGACCGATAGTGAACCAGTACCGTGAGGGAAAGGTGAAAAGCACCCCGGAAGGGGAGTGAAAGAGATCCTGAAACCGTGTGCCTACAAGTAGTCAAAGCCCGTTAATGGGTAATGGCGTGCCTTTTGTAGAATGAACCGGCGAGTTACGATCCCGTGCAAGGTTAAGTTGATAAGACGGAGCCGCAGCGAAAGCGAGTCTGAATAGGGCGAAAGAGTACGTGGTCGTAGACCCGAAACCAGGTGATCTACCCATGTCCAGGGTGAAGTTCAGGTAACACTGAATGGAGGCCCGAACCCACGCACGTTGAAAAGTGCGGGGATGAGGTGTGGGTAGCGGAGAAATTCCAATCGAACTTGGAGATAGCTGGTTCTCTCCGAAATAGCTTTAGGGCTAGCCTTGAAATGAGAGTCTTGGAGGTAGAGCACTGATTGGACTAGGGGCCCCCATCGGGTTACCGAATTCAGTCAAACTCCGAATGCCAAAGACTTATGTTCAGGAGTCAGACTGCGAGTGATAAGATCCGTAGTCAAGAGGGAAACAGCCCAGACCACCAGCTAAGGTCCCAAAGTATACGTTAAGTGGAAAAGGATGTGGAGTTGCTTAGACAACCAGGATGTTGGCTTAGAAGCAGCCACCATTTAAAGAGTGCGTAATAGCTCACTGGTCGAGTGGCTCTGCGCCGAAAATGTACCGGGGCTAAACGTATCACCGAAGCTGTGGACTGTTCTTACGAACAGTGGTAGGAGAGCGTTCTAAGGGCTGTGAAGCCAGACCGTAAGGACTGGTGGAGCGCTTAGAAGTGAGAATGCCGGTATGAGTAGCGAAAGAGGGGTGAGAATCCCCTCCACCGAATGCCTAAGGTTTCCTGAGGAAGGCTCGTCCGCTCAGGGTAAGTCGGGACCTAAGCCGAGGCCGAAAGGCGTAGGCGATGGACAACAGGTTGAAATTCCTGTACCACCTCCTCACCGTTTGAGCAATGGGGGGACGCAGAAGGATAGGGTAAGCGCGCTGTTGGATATGCGCGTCCAAGCAGTTAGGCTGACAATGAGGCAAATCCCGTTGTCGTGAAGGCTGAGCTGTGATGGCGAGGGAATTATAGTACCGAAGTTCCTGATTCCACACTGCCAAGAAAAGCCTCTAGCGAGGTGAGAGGTGCCCGTACCGCAAACCGACACAGGTAGGCGAGGAGAGAATCCTAAGGTGAGCGAGAGAACTCTCGTTAAGGAACTCGGCAAAATGACCCCGTAACTTCGGGAGAAGGGGTGCTTTTTAGGGTGAATAGCCCGGAAAAGCCGCAGTGAATAGGCCCAGGCGACTGTTTAGCAAAAACACAGGTCTCTGCGAAGCCGCAAGGCGAAGTATAGGGGCTGACGCCTGCCCGGTGCTGGAAGGTTAAGGGGAGAGGTTAGCGCAAGCGAAGCTTTGAACCGAAGCCCCAGTAAACGGCGGCCGTAACTATAACGGTCCTAAGGTAGCGAAATTCCTTGTCGGGTAAGTTCCGACCCGCACGAAAGGCGTAACGATCTGGGCACTGTCTCAACGAGAGACTCGGTGAAATTATAGTACCTGTGAAGATGCAGGTTACCCGCGACAGGACGGAAAGACCCCGTGGAGCTTTACTGTAGCCTGATATTGAATTTTGGTACAGCTTGTACAGGATAGGTAGGAGCCTGAGAAGCCGGAGCGCTAGCTTCGGTGGAGGCGTCGGTGGGATACTACCCTGGCTGTATTGAAATTCTAACCCACAGCCCTGATCGGGCTGGGAGACAGTGTCAGGTGGGCAGTTTGACTGGGGCGGTCGCCTCCTAAAATGTAACGGAGGCGCCCAAAGGTTCCCTCAGAATGGTTGGAAATCATTCGTAGAGTGTAAAGGCACAAGGGAGCTTGACTGCGAGACCTACAAGTCGAGCAGGGACGAAAGTCGGGCTTAGTGATCCGGTGGTTCCGCATGGAAGGGCCATCGCTCAACGGATAAAAGCTACCCCGGGGATAACAGGCTTATCTCCCCCAAGAGTCCACATCGACGGGGAGGTTTGGCACCTCGATGTCGGCTCATCGCATCCTGGGGCTGTAGTCGGTCCCAAGGGTTGGGCTGTTCGCCCATTAAAGCGGTACGCGAGCTGGGTTCAGAACGTCGTGAGACAGTTCGGTCCCTATCCGTCGTGGGCGTAGGAAATTTGAGAGGAGCTGTCCTTAGTACGAGAGGACCGGGATGGACGCACCGCTGGTGTACCAGTTGTCTTGCCAAAGGCATAGCTGGGTAGCTATGTGCGGAAGGGATAAGTGCTGAAAGCATCTAAGCATGAAGCCCCCCTCAAGATGAGATTTCCCATCACATTAGTGAGTAAGATCCCTGAAAGATGATCAGGTTGATAGGTCAGAGGTGGAAGCGCGGTGACGTGTGGAGCTGACTGATACTAATCGATCGAGGACTTAACCTAATAAAAGCGTAAGCTTAGTGAAGTTGAATTGTGAATCGTTATCTAGTTTTGAAGGAATATCCTTCAAACTAAATATTATTTGGTGATGATGGCGAAGAGGTCACACCCGTTCCCATGCCGAACACGGAAGTTAAGCTCTTCAGCGCCGATGGTAGTTGGGGGTTTCCCCCTGTGAGAGTAGGACGTCGCCAAGTAAGATGAGAAAAGATCAGTAGAGATGCTGGTCTTTTTCTGTGAAAATAAATTAAAGGTTTAAACTTGATCGCATTTGATTAAGCTATAGATAATTAAATTTGGCAATAGGAAAGCAGAGCTACCGTACTTTACGGTTTCTCGTTTAACTTTTCTATTTTTTGTCTATAATGCTAATTTGAAGTTAACTCGTGGTAGGGTTCTTTGTTCTGAAGCATATGATAGACAATCGTAAGCATTCGGTGTCCTATGGCAACGAGTGCTTTTTTCTTTCCTCTTCTCGCAGCCAACGACCAATATTTGATTCCCAACCTTTTATTACGACTCCTTGAAACAGCCCATGCAGCTTCGCACAATGCAGATTTAATATGTGGATTTCCTCTAACTGTTCGTGTACTTTTTCTTTTTCCTGCACTTTCATGATTTCCAGGTGATAATCCTGCCCATGAAGCGAGATGTTTAGAAGTTGGAAACTGTCCCATATCTACACCAATTTCTGCAAGGATGACTGCAGCTGTATCTTTTTTAATACCCGGCATTGTGATTAAAAGTTGAACTTCTTCCTGATAGTCTAGTAAGATTTCATCGATCCTTTTCTCAATATCGGATATTAACGTTTCTAGATAAGTAATATGCATCCAGGATTGTTGGATTAGAAAAAGTTGATGATCATTTAATGTACCGAATAAAGAATCAGTAATCAATTGTTTTTTATGAGCCATTCTTCCATGTATCTTTTTCTCAACTTCTTCCTGATCAATAAAACCTTCAGATATTAATTGTTCCAAGAGTTTCCTTCCTGAAACACCAAAAACATCTGAAATAACAGTACTTAATTTTATGTTTGAAGTCTCTAACACTTTTTGAATTCGGTTCTTCTCAGATGTCATATGCCCAATCCATTTCTTTCTAAGTCGAGTCAAATCTCGTAAATTTCGAAAGTCTTCTGGAGGGACAAAGCTTTTCTCTATTAGTCCATGTCTTAATAATTTAGCTATCCATTCTGCGTCCGAAACATCTGTCTTCCTACCGGGAACGTTTTTAATCCTTTGTGCATTAGCCAAAGTAATATCAAAAAAATCTTCTAAGATGTTGTAAACTGGTTTCCAATAAACTCCCGTACTCTCCATCGCAATGTGAGTGACTTCTTTTTCTTCTAACCATTTAAGCAGACGAAATAAATCCTTCGTTAATGTTGGGAAAGTTTCAATTACTCTTTCCAATTCAGCTTCTGAATCACCTAGTAATACACAAGCCACAATGGTTTCTGAGTGAACATCCAAACCAGCACAACGTTTGTGTAAAGTTTCCACCTTATTCACCTTCATAAAATTATTCCACAGACAGTGGAATGAATTTGAAATTAAACATTTTTCTGTTCGTAGTCATCCTAGACATAGGGAGCTAACAATGGGTTGTACACCAAATTCATTCCAACAGTTTTTTGTACAGGGTCGAACCACCAATAAAGACCACGTTATATACTCACTGTTTGCGGTATCAACATTATGGGATGAGAACTCTATTTTCATTCCTGGGTTGAGAGCGAAAGATCATGAATGTTTTTTGTGTAGTAAAAGGTAATAAAATCGAAGATTTGAAATAGAGAGATAGAGACTAAATAAGACTACTAGCCTGAGGCTTGGGAGAAGCAAGAAGGTCAAGGAAGCGCAGGGAGTGAAGACCGGAATGTGCGGTTTTGGTACATGAGAATTTGAACGAACAAACTGACGCGGAGATTCGCCGCTTATCGCAAGCCGATAGTTCGAACGCGGAAGTTAAGCTCTTGCGCCAATGGTAGTTGGGGGTTTTCCCCTGTGAGAGTAGGACGTCGCCAAGTAAGATGGAGAAAAGATCAGTAGAGATGCTGATCTTTTTTTGTGTAGTTATAAAATGAAATGTTGAAGGTTGTAGAAATTTGTAAAATCGAAGATAAAACTTTAATAATCGAAGATAAAGTATTCAGAATCGAAGATAAAACTTCCATAATCGTAGATAAAGTACTCAGAATCGAAGATAAACATATAAACCACATCTAAATTGTCTATGGAAGTGAACCTGTAGCTCTAGTCTTAAGTAGAAGACCTGTGTTTACATAGTAATCACAAACCAAATATAGCTAAAAGTTTCAAAATAACAAAGAAAACTCTGTAGAAAACAAAAAGAAGAGTATACCACAATGAATATGCCTTACATCTATTCATTATTGCTTATCTTATCAACTTTATTTCTAACCGACATTATTCTACAAAATCCGGGAAGTGACAGGCACCACCCCCACCCCCCAACTCTTCTTCTAAAAAAATAAGTGTTTGAAAACTATCTTTTGAGTATATATATAATAGAACAACTTATATGTCTTATTAAACTAGGGGAAATGCATATGTTTGAGTTTTTTAGTCAAGAGGATTATACGATGTTTTCTCGTATCCTTATTGCAGCTCTTTTATGTGGGGTTATAGGGTTAGAACGGGAGTTTAAAAATCATCCTGCGGGGTTTCGAACACATTTGTTAGTAGGAATAGGATCATGTCTCATGATGATATTGTCTTTGTATGGTTTTGAGCATTATCTTCAGGATCATAAAACAGTGCAATTCGATCCGTCACGGATTCCATCTTATGTGATTAGTGGCATAGGTTTTTTAGGTGGAGGAACAATTCTAGTAAAAGGTGCAACGGTTAGAGGATTAACAACAGCTGCTTCTATCTGGATTGTAGCTGGATTAGGTTTAATTATCGGCTCGGGAATGTATATTCTGGCATTTTTTACAACGATTATTGTCTTAATGTGCCTAATTTTTTTAAATAGATTAGAGAAGTATATGTATGTAAAAAAAACGAGAAGAAAAATGAAGGTTGTTGTAAATTCAACTAAATCTTCAATTGATGAAGTGATTCAGCGTCTTTCGACATATAGCATTAAGACAAATAGTATTGTGATGACATCAAGTCGAAAGGACCGAGAAGGGAATGTAACTTTTTATTATCAGTTAGATATTAATATTAACATTCATTCAATAGGGTATGAAAAGCTGGAGCTTGTAATGAAGGAAATCAAGGAAGTAGAAAAAATCTTTTAAATAAGGTTTCACCTCTTGCTATTTTGGCAATATTTAAAATGAAACAGAAGAGTTGAAAAATTTTTCTGTTCGTTTTATATTTAGATTATAGTCAAATATAGTCAAAGTCAGTGAGGGGGAGGTTGAGTGAGAAATATTTCAGACATTATTGAACAGTATTTAAAAAAAGTGCTGGACAGTAGTGGGAAAGAAATTGTTGAAATTAAACGGAGTGAAATAGCTGATCAATTTCAATGTGTGCCTTCACAGATAAACTATGTTATAAACACAAGATTTACGATTGAAAGAGGTTATCTCGTAGAAAGTAAGCGTGGTGGAGGAGGCTATATTAGAATTATTAAAGTTCATGCTGAAACTCAAGCACACTTACTTGATCAATTATTAGCTTTAATTAATAATCGCCTCTCACAAGCAGCTGCAGAGGATATCATTAGTCGGCTTGTAACAGAAGAGGTTATATCTCCTCGAGAAGCAAAGCTGATGATGAGTGTTATAGATCGTTCAGTCTTATATATCGACCTTCCTCATAGGGATGAGTTAAGGGCAAGAATGGTGAAAGCCATGTTAACTTCATTGAAATATAAGTGAAAGTAGGGGAGACGGATGATTTGCCAGGAATGTAATGAAAGACCGGCAACGTTTCACTTTACAAAAGTGATTAATGGTGAGAAAACAGAAGTTCATATATGTGAGCACTGTGCAAAAGAAAATAGTGAATTTTTTATGTTTAATTCAAGCTCAGGATTCTCGTTAAACAGCCTGTTAACAGGTTTACTAAATATGGAGCATGGCTTTGCAAAAGCAGAGGAGCAGAATGTGTTTAAAACAGAAAGTGTTCCTCAATGTGATCGATGTAAAATGACTTTCCAGGATTTTAAGAAATCTGGTAGGTTTGGTTGCTCCAATTGTTACCCAACTTTTAAAAATTATATTGCACCGATTCTAAGACGAGTTCATGGTGGCAACACAGAACATTCCGGGAAAATCCCTAAGAGAATTGGTGGAGATATTCATATAAGGAAAAAAATTGACGATTTAAAAGAGAAAATCAGAAGTTTTATTAGTCAAGAAGAGTTTGAACAAGCTGCTTTAGTGAGAGATGAGATTCGCTCACTCGAAAAAAAATTAAGTAGCTTTGATGAGGAGGGATTTTAGATGTCACTCCAGAACTTTATGAATAAGGCAATGAGTGCTTGGATGAGTCAGGAAGGGCCTGATTCAGACATTGTATTAAGCAGCCGAATTCGTTTAGCACGAAATATAAATCAATACAAATTCCCAACTCTCTCTACAAATGAGGAAGCACAGGAAGTTCTAAATTTCTTTGAAAACACATATGCAAATAAAACATTCAAAAAATTAGGCCAATTAGAGCTTTTAAAAATGAATGATTTGCAAGCAATTCAAAAAAGGGTCCTCGTAGAAAAGCATTTAATAAGTCCTAACTTAGCTGACCGCTCTGAATATGGAGGTTGTTTGCTTTCAGAAAATGAAGAGGTAAGCATCATGTTAAATGAAGAGGATCATATTCGAATTCAATGCTTATATCCTGGATTTCAGCTGGAAGAAGCCTTACATACAGCGAATCAGCTGGATGATTGGATTGAGGAAGAAGTTGATTATGCCTTCGATGAACAAAGAGGCTATTTAACAAGCTGTCCTACCAATGTAGGAACAGGGCTTAGGGCATCAGTGATGATGCATCTCCCAGCGTTAGTTATCACTCAAAAGATTAATCGAATTATCCCGGCAATTAATCAGCTTGGCTTGGTTGTAAGAGGAATATATGGAGAAGGTAGTGAAGCAGTAGGAAATCTTTTTCAAATATCAAACCAAATTACATTAGGTAAGTCAGAGAAGGATATTGTAGAAGATCTGGTTAGTGTTGTACAACAACTAATTGAGCAGGAAAGATCTACTCGTGAAGCTTTATATCAGTCATCACACACTCAGTTAGAAGACAGGGTTTACCGTTCCTTTGGAACTTTGGTATACAGCCGAATCATAGAATCTAACGAGACAGCAAAATGCTTATCTGATGTTAGATTAGGTATTGATTTACGAATTATTAAAGATATTTCCCGTACTATCTTAAATGAACTGATGATATTAACACAGCCTGGATTTTTGCAGCAGTATTTTGGCGGACCATTACGTCCAAATGAGAGAGATATTCGTCGAGCTGCACTCATTAGAGAGCGGTTAAACCTAGAAATGGATCGTAATAAACGGATGGAGGATGATGAATTATGATGTTTGGAAGATTTACAGAACGCGCGCAAAAAGTACTGGCTTTAGCACAAGAGGAAGCAGTTCGATTAGGACATAATAATATTGGAACAGAGCATATTCTTCTAGGTCTTGTTAGTGAAGGCGAAGGTATCGCTGCTAAAGCTTTATTAGCATTAGGTCTAGGTCCAGATAAAATTCAAAAAGAAGTAGAAGGATTGATTGGTAGAGGTCAAGATGCCTCACAAACTATTCACTATACACCAAGAGCAAAAAAGGTCATTGAGCTATCAATGGACGAAGCAAGAAAGCTGGGACATTCTTATGTCGGAACAGAACATATTCTCCTAGGTCTTATTCGTGAGGGAGAAGGGGTAGCTGCACGAGTACTTAATAATTTAGGTGTGAGTTTAAACAAAGCAAGACAACAGGTTCTTCAATTATTAGGAAGCAACGAATCTTCAGCAAACCATCAAGGTGGAGGCATTACGAATGCAAATACACCTACTTTGGATAGTCTTGCACGTGATTTAACGGCGATTGCTAGAGAAGGAAGCTTAGATCCTGTAATTGGTAGAAGTAAAGAAATTCAGCGTGTTATTGAAGTGTTGAGTAGACGTACGAAAAACAACCCTGTATTAATTGGGGAGCCAGGTGTTGGTAAAACGGCCATTGCTGAAGGCTTGGCTCAACAAATTGTCCAAAATGAAGTACCTGAAATTTTACGTGATAAGCGTGTTATGACGTTAGATATGGGAACAGTTGTTGCAGGGACAAAATATCGTGGTGAATTTGAAGATCGTCTGAAAAAGGTAATGGATGAAATTCGCCAAGCGGGTAATATCATTCTCTTTATTGATGAGTTACACACATTAATCGGTGCTGGTGGTGCAGAAGGAGCTATTGATGCTTCAAATATTCTTAAGCCGTCATTAGCTCGTGGTGAGCTTCAATGTATTGGTGCAACAACACTTGATGAATATAGAAAATATATTGAAAAAGATGCCGCATTAGAGCGTAGATTCCAGCCAATTCAAGTCGATGAACCTTCTGTTGATGAGAGTGTTCAAATTTTAAAAGGTTTACGTGATCGTTATGAGGCACATCATAGAGTATCAATTACAGATGAAGCGATTGATGCTGCTGTTAAATTATCAGATCGTTATATTTCTGATCGTTTCCTTCCAGACAAAGCGATTGATTTAATTGATGAAGCAGGTTCAAAGGTTCGCTTACGTTCTTTTACTACACCACCTAATTTAAAAGAGCTTGAACATAAGCTTGAGGAAATCCGTAAAGAAAAAGATGCCTCTGTTCAAAGCCAAGAGTTTGAAAAAGCAGCATCTTTACGTGATACAGAGCAACGTTTACGTGAGCAGCTAGAGGAAACGAAAAAAACGTGGAAAGAAAAACAAGGTCAAGAAAATACTGAAGTGACAGTTGAAGATATTGCAATGGTTGTTTCTAGTTGGACTGGTGTCCCAGTTTCGAAGTTGGCACAAACAGAAACTGACAAACTGTTAAACATGGAAAACATCCTTCATTCAAGAGTAGTGGGTCAAGAAGAAGCGGTAGTTGCTGTTGCAAAAGCGGTACGCCGTGCACGTGCTGGCTTAAAGGATCCAAAACGTCCAATCGGTTCATTCATCTTCTTAGGACCAACGGGTGTAGGTAAAACTGAGTTAGCTCGCGCTCTTGCAGAATCGATCTTTGGTGATGAGGATGCGATGATTCGTATTGATATGTCTGAATATATGGAGAAGCATTCAACATCACGACTGGTTGGTTCACCTCCAGGATATGTAGGCTATGATGAAGGTGGTCAGTTAACAGAGAAGGTTAGAAGAAAGCCTTACTCAGTTGTCCTTTTAGATGAGATTGAAAAAGCCCACCCTGATGTGTTTAATATTTTACTACAAGTATTAGAAGACGGAAGATTAACTGATTCTAAAGGGCGTACTGTAGACTTTAGAAATACGATTTTAATCATGACTTCTAACGTTGGAGCTAGTGAACTAA includes:
- a CDS encoding IS110 family transposase, translating into METLHKRCAGLDVHSETIVACVLLGDSEAELERVIETFPTLTKDLFRLLKWLEEKEVTHIAMESTGVYWKPVYNILEDFFDITLANAQRIKNVPGRKTDVSDAEWIAKLLRHGLIEKSFVPPEDFRNLRDLTRLRKKWIGHMTSEKNRIQKVLETSNIKLSTVISDVFGVSGRKLLEQLISEGFIDQEEVEKKIHGRMAHKKQLITDSLFGTLNDHQLFLIQQSWMHITYLETLISDIEKRIDEILLDYQEEVQLLITMPGIKKDTAAVILAEIGVDMGQFPTSKHLASWAGLSPGNHESAGKRKSTRTVRGNPHIKSALCEAAWAVSRSRNKRLGIKYWSLAARRGKKKALVAIGHRMLTIVYHMLQNKEPYHELTSN
- a CDS encoding MgtC/SapB family protein, yielding MFEFFSQEDYTMFSRILIAALLCGVIGLEREFKNHPAGFRTHLLVGIGSCLMMILSLYGFEHYLQDHKTVQFDPSRIPSYVISGIGFLGGGTILVKGATVRGLTTAASIWIVAGLGLIIGSGMYILAFFTTIIVLMCLIFLNRLEKYMYVKKTRRKMKVVVNSTKSSIDEVIQRLSTYSIKTNSIVMTSSRKDREGNVTFYYQLDININIHSIGYEKLELVMKEIKEVEKIF
- a CDS encoding CtsR family transcriptional regulator, which produces MRNISDIIEQYLKKVLDSSGKEIVEIKRSEIADQFQCVPSQINYVINTRFTIERGYLVESKRGGGGYIRIIKVHAETQAHLLDQLLALINNRLSQAAAEDIISRLVTEEVISPREAKLMMSVIDRSVLYIDLPHRDELRARMVKAMLTSLKYK
- a CDS encoding UvrB/UvrC motif-containing protein; its protein translation is MICQECNERPATFHFTKVINGEKTEVHICEHCAKENSEFFMFNSSSGFSLNSLLTGLLNMEHGFAKAEEQNVFKTESVPQCDRCKMTFQDFKKSGRFGCSNCYPTFKNYIAPILRRVHGGNTEHSGKIPKRIGGDIHIRKKIDDLKEKIRSFISQEEFEQAALVRDEIRSLEKKLSSFDEEGF
- a CDS encoding protein arginine kinase; the protein is MSLQNFMNKAMSAWMSQEGPDSDIVLSSRIRLARNINQYKFPTLSTNEEAQEVLNFFENTYANKTFKKLGQLELLKMNDLQAIQKRVLVEKHLISPNLADRSEYGGCLLSENEEVSIMLNEEDHIRIQCLYPGFQLEEALHTANQLDDWIEEEVDYAFDEQRGYLTSCPTNVGTGLRASVMMHLPALVITQKINRIIPAINQLGLVVRGIYGEGSEAVGNLFQISNQITLGKSEKDIVEDLVSVVQQLIEQERSTREALYQSSHTQLEDRVYRSFGTLVYSRIIESNETAKCLSDVRLGIDLRIIKDISRTILNELMILTQPGFLQQYFGGPLRPNERDIRRAALIRERLNLEMDRNKRMEDDEL
- the clpC gene encoding ATP-dependent protease ATP-binding subunit ClpC; the protein is MMFGRFTERAQKVLALAQEEAVRLGHNNIGTEHILLGLVSEGEGIAAKALLALGLGPDKIQKEVEGLIGRGQDASQTIHYTPRAKKVIELSMDEARKLGHSYVGTEHILLGLIREGEGVAARVLNNLGVSLNKARQQVLQLLGSNESSANHQGGGITNANTPTLDSLARDLTAIAREGSLDPVIGRSKEIQRVIEVLSRRTKNNPVLIGEPGVGKTAIAEGLAQQIVQNEVPEILRDKRVMTLDMGTVVAGTKYRGEFEDRLKKVMDEIRQAGNIILFIDELHTLIGAGGAEGAIDASNILKPSLARGELQCIGATTLDEYRKYIEKDAALERRFQPIQVDEPSVDESVQILKGLRDRYEAHHRVSITDEAIDAAVKLSDRYISDRFLPDKAIDLIDEAGSKVRLRSFTTPPNLKELEHKLEEIRKEKDASVQSQEFEKAASLRDTEQRLREQLEETKKTWKEKQGQENTEVTVEDIAMVVSSWTGVPVSKLAQTETDKLLNMENILHSRVVGQEEAVVAVAKAVRRARAGLKDPKRPIGSFIFLGPTGVGKTELARALAESIFGDEDAMIRIDMSEYMEKHSTSRLVGSPPGYVGYDEGGQLTEKVRRKPYSVVLLDEIEKAHPDVFNILLQVLEDGRLTDSKGRTVDFRNTILIMTSNVGASELKRNKYVGFNIQDETQNYKDMKDKVMNELKRAFRPEFINRIDEIIVFHSLEKKHLKEIVSLMSDQLTKRLKEQDLSLELTESAKEKIADEGIDLEYGARPLRRSIQKNVEDRLSEELLKGTIDKGQKIILDVENGEFVVKTAEKEEVKSN